ATCAGGGGAGAAGGATCCTGGGCGCAGAACGCGGTGGTGCTGGCCAATGCGGCGATGGCGTTGAACGGAACGGGTGCGTATGAAAACTATGAATCTGCCTATGCCGCGGCGGTAGAAAGTCTGGAAGGAAAAAAAGCATGGAACGCCTTAAATAAACTTTTGGCGCTTCAATAACCATCTCAACAGCAACAAATGAACATCCTCGATACCATCGTCGCCGAAAAAGTAAAGGAAGTAGCTGCAGCTAAAGAAAGAATCAGTAGCTGGGAACTGGAAAAAACGGAACTTTTCGGTAGAAAAACACTGAGTTTAAAGCAGTTTTTGCTTGATCCGGATAGAACCGGCATCATCGCCGAGTTCAAAAGAAAATCACCTTCCAAAGGTATGTTTAATGCCGGGTTGCGTGCTGCGGATATCACGAAGGTCTATGCTGATAACGGCGCTTCCGGCTTGTCAATCCTCACCGATGAGCCTTTTTTCGGCGGAAACAAAGAGGACCTCACCAGCGCACGTTTCAACGAGGTACCCATCCTTCGCAAAGACTTTATGATCGATGAATACCAGGTGGTGGAAGCAAAGGCCATCGGTGCGGATGTTATCCTGCTGATTGCTTCCTGCCTTTCCCCCCAAAGAGTAAAAGAAATGGCTGCCTTCGCCCATTCTTTCGGACTGGAAGTATTACTTGAAATTCACGACGATACTGAACTGAAACATATTTGCGATGAAGTGGATATGGTGGGCGTGAACAACCGCGACCTGAAAACATTCACGGTAGATGTGCAGCGTTCCATCGAATTAAGTAACTTGATCCCCGCCGGGAAGGTGAAAATTTCGGAAAGTGGTATTTCCGATGTGAACACCATCCATCAATTGACTGACTACGGATACAAAGGATTTCTGATCGGGGAAAGTTTTATGAAACAACCCGATCCTGCGATTGCTTTCTCGGAGTTTGCAAAAAAACTAAAAGAAGCAAGATGAGAATTAAAGTATGCGGAATGACGCGTCCTGAACAGGTAATGGCCCTCGATGAAATGGAAGTGCCTTTTGCGGGTTTTATTTTCTACCCCAAATCACCCAGGTACGTTTTCAAACACATGAGCGCGCCCGACCTGAAAAAAATGAAGTTGAAGAAAACCAGTAAAGTAGGGGTTTTTGTAAATACTACGGTGGACGATATTCTGCGTACGGTAGATGAATGCGGGCTGTACATCGTGCAATTGCATGGAGATGAAACGCCACGGTTTTGCGAACAGGTATCTAATTATGTAACCACAGTGAAAGCATTCCGCCTCGGCGAAAACGATCCCATCGAGTGGATGATTAAACCCTACATTGATGTGGTGGATATGTTCCTCTTCGATACCGAGGGCGCTGGTTATGGTGGTACAGGAAAGAAATTCAACTGGGAGGTATTGAAGGGAAAGTACATCAACAAGCCCTTCTTCCTGAGTGGTGGTATTCAGCCTGAAGATACCGATGCGCTTAAACAATTTGCTGTGAGTGATGTGGCGAAGGACCTCTTCGCCATAGACATTAACAGTAAGTTTGAAGTGGCGCCCGGCTTAAAAGATATGGATAAGGTGAAAGCCTTTGTTGACCAATTGAGATGATGTTAAACTGATGTGGTACCACATCAAAATGAAAACTATGGAAAGAAAATATTCCGCTCCCAACGAGCATGGCTACTATGGAAAATTTGGCGGCGCTTATATTCCTGAAATGTTGCATCCCAACGTAGAGGAACTGCGCGACAAATACCTCAGCATCATTTATGAGCCTGCTTTCCAGGAACGATTTGCGCAGTTGCTGCGTGATTATGTGGGCAGACCCACGCCGTTGTTTTACGCCGCACGTCTGAGTGAGCATTTCGGTACGAACATCTACCTGAAAAGAGAAGATTTGTGTCATACCGGCGCACACAAAATAAACAACACCATCGGCCAGATCCTACTGGCACAGCAGTTGGGCAAGAAGCGCATCATCGCCGAAACAGGTGCCGGGCAGCACGGCGTGGCCACGGCTACTGTATGCGCCCTGATGGGACTGGATTGCATCGTATACATGGGCGAGAAAGACATTGAAAGGCAGGCGCCCAATGTGGCCCGTATGAAAATGCTCGGCGCAACGGTCATACCCGCCACAAGCGGCAGCAAAACGCTGAAAGATGCCACCAATGAAGCCATCCGCGACTGGATTAACCATCCCACGGATACCCATTATATTATCGGTTCCGTAGTGGGACCACACCCTTATCCCGATATGGTGGCCCGTTTCCAAAGTGTGATCAGCGAAGAGTCGAGGAAACAGTTGCTGGAACAAACCGGTAACGAATTGCCCGATTACGTGATCGCCTGCGTGGGCGGTGGCAGCAATGCCGCGGGCGCTTTCTATCATTTCCTCGAAGAGCCTTCCGTGAAAATTGTTGCCGTGGAAGCCGCAGGTCACGGCGTTACAAGTGGGATGAGCGCGGCCACCACACAACTGGGTACGCCCGGAGTGTTACACGGCAGCAGGAGCCTCGTAATGCAAACCGAAGATGGACAGGTGGTGGAGCCACACAGCATTTCCGCCGGATTGGATTACCCCGGTATCGGACCCATGCACGCCAACCTTTTTGACACACAAAGAGGCATATTCCTGAGCGCAACAGACGAAGAAGCTTTGCAGGCAGCACTGCTCCTGTCCAGGCTGGAAGGCATCATACCGGCATTGGAATCTTCACATGCCATCTCCGCTTTAACGCAACTCAAACCAGGCAAGGACGACACTGTTTTACTTTGCCTGAGTGGTCGTGGAGACAAAGATCTCGCTACTTATATGAAAGCATTCTCATTCTAAACCGCCTATAATTGTATGTCGCGCATAGCAAACAGCTTTAAACAGGATAAGAAAATATTGAACGTATATTGTACGGCGGGTTATCCAAAGCTGGATAGTACGCTGGAAATCATGCAAACCCTCCAGGAGAATGGTGCCGATATTATTGAACTCGGTATGCCCTACAGCGATCCGTTGGCCGATGGTCCGGTGATACAGGAAAGCAGCGCACGCGCATTGGAAAACGGCATGACCATCAAAACGTTGTTCGGTCAGTTAAAAAATATGCGTCCCACCATAAAAGTACCAGTGGTGCTTATGGGGTACATGAACCCGGTAATGCAGTACGGGTTTGAAAAATTTTGTGAAGATGCCGCCGCGGTAGGCGTGGACGGATTGATTCTTCCCGATCTTCCGATGTATGAATTTGAAATGGAATACGGCGCTATCATCAAAAAGTATGGTCTCGATTTCATTTTTCTTGTAACGCCGGAAACCTCCGAAACACGTATCCGGAAGATCGATGAATTGAGCAGTGGCTTTATTTACGCCGTATCATCTTCCTCGACCACCGGAACCGATAAAGAATTTGGCAATGTAGAAACCTATTTGAAGACGCTCGCCGCGATGCAATTGAGGAACCCGATCCTGGTTGGGTTCGGTGTGAAAGATAAAAGTAGTTTCGAAGCCGCTTCCAAACATGCGCAGGGTGCGATTATCGGCACAGCCTTCATTAAAGCAATTTCAGGTGACAAACCGGTTAAAGAAGCCGCTGCCGCATTTCTGAAAACAGTATTAAGTTGATAGTATGAAACTGGCGATCGTAAAATACAATGCGGGTAATATACAATCGGTGTTGTATGCAATGGATAGAATAGGGGTGAGCGCAGAAGTAACGGACGATCCGGAAATGATCCGGTCTGCCGACAAAGTACTTTTCCCGGGTGTGGGAGAGGCTTCCACGGCCATGAATTATTTAAAGGAACGTAAACTGGACGAGTTGATCATCTCTCTGAAGCAACCGGTGCTGGGGATTTGTCTGGGCATGCAATTGATGTGCAGGCATTCCACGGAAAATGATACAGATTGTCTGGGCATCTTCGATGTTGATGTAAAGCGGTTTCAACCAGCTGAAGGCGCATCCGAAAAAGTGCCGCAGATTGGCTGGAATGCCTTGTATGACCTGAAAACACCTTTGTTTGAGGGGCTGGATAATGATGCTTACGTATACTTCGTGCATAGCTATTATGCGGCGCAAAGTCCTTATACCATTGCATCTACCAATTATGTGCTTCCTTATTCCGCAGCCCTTCACAGGGATAATTTTTATGGTGTGCAGTTCCACCCGGAGAAAAGCGCGGATGTGGGGCAGAAAATACTGGAAAACTTTATTAAACGGATATAAGCATTTAAAAACAGCTTTGGATGCAAAGGCATATGTACTTTTGTGAAGAAGCTGTCTGAATTTATACTACAATTTAAAGCCGGGACATGCAGGTAGTTGAAGTGCCATTGGATACAGTGTGGGAAATGAGACAGAAAGTGATGTATCCTCATCTTTCTCTGGAAGAAATCAAATTGGAGGAGGATAATAAAGGGATGCACTGGGGCATAAGGGAAGATGACCGTTTTGTATCGGTGGTATCGCTCTTTCAACATGGGCATGAATGGCAATTCCGGAAATTTGCCACATTGAAGGAGTTGCAGGGCAGGGGATATGGAACGTTGCTGCTGAAGTGGCTGATTGGATTTGTGCAGCAAAAAGGTGCAACTAAATTATGGTGCAATGCGCGTGTGAATGCACTTGGCTTTTATAAAAAACAGGATTTTGAACCGTTTGGCGAAACATGGAACCAACTGGGGTTTCAATTTGTCAAAATGCAATTATTATTTAAAAGAAATATGGAAATAATTCCGGCCATTGATATCATTGAGGGGAAATGTGTTCGGCTAACACAAGGCGATTATGCGCAGAAAACAGTGTATAATGAAAATCCGTTGGAGGTAGCCTTGGAATTCCAGGATGCAGGATTGAAAAGATTGCATCTTGTCGACCTTGATGGTGCAAAAGCTGGTGCGGTGAAGAATTGGAAAGTATTGGAGACCATTGCAGGTAAAACGGGTATGGTCATTGATTTTGGTGGAGGAATTAAAACCGAAAAAGATGTGGACATCGTTCTAAACTCAGGTGCTGCACTGGCAACCGTTGGCAGTATTGCCGTTAAGAATAAGGAATCGCTGTTGCATTGGATGAAGCAGTTCGGCGCGGAAAAATTCTTATTGGGCGCCGATGTGAAAGAAGGAAAGATCGCCATCTCCGGCTGGTTGGAAGAAACGGATATTGAAGTGGTGGAATTTATTCGCGCTTATAAGGAAGAAGGAATCCAACAGGTATTCTGTACGGATGTGAGTAAAGATGGGTTATTGCAAGGGCCATCTACAGAACTGTATAAAGAAATCCTGGATGCGTTGCCGGGACTTCATTTTATTGCCAGCGGTGGGGTAAGTACATTGAAGGATCTGGAAGATTTACAACAGATTGGTTGCGCCGGGGCAATTGTGGGCAAAGCTATTTATGAAGGAAGGATAACTTTACAGGAGCTTAAAAAATTTCAAAGCTGATTTATGCTGACAAAGAGAATCATCCCCTGTCTGGATATCAAGGATGGCAGAACTGTGAAAGGAATCAACTTTGAGAACATCCGCGATGCGGGAGATCCGGTGGAACTGGGCGCTTTGTATGCGAAAGAAGGAGCGGATGAATTGGTGTTCCTGGACATCACGGCCACGAATGAGAAACGGAAAACTTTAAGTGAATTGGTGAAGCGGATCGCACAACACATCAATATTCCATTTACAGTGGGAGGCGGCATAAGTACGGTGGAAGATGTAAGTGTGATGTTGCACAATGGAGCCGATAAGATATCTGTCAATACCGCAGCCTATAAAAATCCTTCCATTATTGAAGGAATGGCAAAGGAGTTTGGCAGCCAGTGTATTGTATTGGCCATTGATACAAAAAAAGAAGCGGACGGGGAATGGTATGTTTACCTGAATGGCGGACGCGTAAAAACTGACACAACATGTCTTGAGTGGGCCCGAAGGGGCGTAGAGGCCGGAGCGGGTGAAATACTGCTTACTTCAATGAACAACGACGGAACAAAACAGGGCTTCGCTTTGGATATTACCAAAACGCTGTCTGAAACGCTCCCGGTACCAGTGATCGCTTCCGGGGGTGGTGGAACCATGCAGCATTTTACAGATGTTTTCCAGACTGCGCATGCTGATGCAGCACTGGCAGCAAGCATCTTTCACTTTAAAGAGATAGCGATTCCTGATCTCAAGGAATACCTGGCACAACAGGGTATTACCATGAGACGGTAAACCAACGATAAACGATCATATTAAACACCAACAATGCAGGTAAATTTCTCTAAATATCCAGATCAGCTTGTTCCCGCCATCGTTCAGGATGCTCAGACCAAAATGGTCCTGATGCTGGGCTTCATGAATGAAGAAGCGCTAAAACAGACGGAAGAATCAGGGAAAGTAACTTTCTTCAGCAGGTCCAAAGGAAGGTTGTGGACCAAAGGAGAAGAGAGTGGGAATTTCCTGATGCTTAAAAACATCGCGGTAGATTGCGACAACGATACTTTACTCATCAAAGCCGAGCCAGTTGGGCCAGTTTGTCACACTGGTGCTGATACTTGCTGGAACGAAGAAAATCAGGAAACAGATTTTCTTCCATACCTGGAGAAAGTGATCGCTGAAAGAAGAGTACTTCCGGTCGAAGAGTCGTATATAGCGAAGTTGTTCTCCAGGGGCATCAATAAACTTGCACAGAAAGTAGGGGAGGAAGCCGTGGAAGTAGTGATCGAGGCAAAAGACAACAACGACCATTTGTTCCTGGAGGAATCTGCTGACCTATTGTTTCACTACCTGATGCTGCTCCAGGCCAAAGGGTTCACATTAAAAGATGTTACCGGGGTGCTTCGCGAAAGGCATGTTAAAAAATAGGGTGGGGTTTTATCTGCTGGTAAAACAAGTTAACTTCAGGTGTTTGATATAGTAGTTTAAAAGTAAATTTTGTGGTATGAAACAGGGGAAGTTTGCGGCTATGATGCATTGGGCGGCAAAATGCAGGATGATGATGTTGCTGTTGCTGTTGTTGTCTTCTGCGCTTATGGCTCAGGAGAACACTGGATTCTCTATAAAGGGTAAGATAAGTGGCTGGAATGATGGTAAGAAACTGGCGGTATTTAATGAAGAACTGGGTGGGGGACCACTTGCCACAACGGTGGTAAAGGACGGCACATTTCTGCTCAAGGGAAAAACAGATGAAGCGAAGCCTTATTTCATCGGTGAAGAAGGAACGGAGGAAAGAATATTTGTTTTCCTGGACAATTCAAATATCGAACTCAGCGGACATAAAGATTCGCTTAGAGAAGTAAAGATCAATGGAGGAACTGCACACAATGACTACAAAGCATTTGTAGACGAATTCTCTCCTTTGTTTGCGGAAGTTAATCAGCTTTCTAAAACAGCGCAATCAGGTTCGGGGAAGGCTGATTCATTGCAGACGCTGATTGAAAGCAGGATCAATTTTATACAGGAAGAGATAGACCGCTTTATTGAAAACAAAAAAACTTCAGCTGTTGCACCTTTTGTTATACTGGTGACCGGAGATATAAGCAGCGATCCGTCAATGAAACAACAGCGTTTTGACAAACTGGCAATCCCTGCTAAGGAGAGTTACTTTGGAAAGATACTGGCAAAGTCCATCGCTGACGCAAACATTGGCCAGATAGGAAGCATTGCGCCTGAGTTTTCCCAAAACGATGCGAACGGTAACTCCATAACGCTGTCATCATTTAAAGGGAAGTACGTGCTGCTTGATTTCTGGGCAAGTTGGTGTGGGCCATGTCGTATGGAAAATCCTAATGTGGTGCAAGCTTATGAGCAGTTCAAGGACAAAAACTTTACGGTGTTGGGTATTTCACTGGACAAAGACAAAACGGCCTGGTTAAATGCCGTGAAGGAAGATAAACTGAACTGGACCCAGGTAAGCGATCTTAAATTCTGGGAGAATGAAGTCGCTCAAATGTTCAGGATACAAAGTATTCCCCAGAATTACCTGGTTGATCCAACTGGTAAAATCGTGGCCCGCAACCTCAGAGGTCCCGTATTGATAGAAACGCTGGAGCATATATTGGGCAAATAGGCCTTCTCAGTTTACCCTTGATGATAGAAAAGACTGTGGTAACCTGCAATTGAAGATATACTCAGAAGTGGAAGCGAACGATTGTTCATCGGTCAACTGATAGCATGTGTTCAATTATCTAGGGAATAAAAGTGGTTTTGAACTGATTTCATAAATCCAAATAAGGGTTATGGAAATCAGTTGAAGATATTCACATGGCGCTTTTCGGAACTAAAAAGTCATTCTATTTACTAGTAAGAAAAGTCTCAAATTCGGCCAGAGAAAAACTACTCAGGTTCCGCTCTTTGGTTAATAAACCTTTTCTTGCCGCCAGTACGCCGTAGCGGGTATCCGCAAATCCTGAAATAGCGTGCGCGTCAGGATTAATGGAGAGCAACGCCCCCTTTTCAAGGGCATAAGGAATCCATTGCCAATCGAGGTCCAGTCTTCGGGGATGGGCATTGATCTCTATTACGACGTTGTTGGCTACGCAGGCTTCAATAATCTTTTTATGGTCAATAGGGTAACCGTTGCGGCTTAGAAGAAGACGCCCGGTGGGATGCCCCAGTATTCTTGTGTAGGGGTTTTCAATAGCGCGTAATAGTCTCGCCATTGCTTTTTCCTCTGGCATCTTGAGGTTGGAGTGGACCGAGGCAATTACCAGGTCGAATGTTTTCAACACTTCTTCAGGATAATCCAGGGCGCCGTCGTTCAGGATATCTGATTCGATACTTTTGAAAATGCGGAAAGGCGCGTATTTTTTATTTAGCGCTTCTATCTGTTGGTGTTGCGCAATCACGCGTTCTATCGTCAGGCCATTCGCATAGGCGGCAGTACGGGAGTGGTCGCTGATCACAAGGTATTCTTTGCCATCTTTGATCAGTGCTTCAGCCATCTCCTCGAGTGTATTGCTGCCATCGCTCCAGTTGGAGTGGGAGTGAATGATGCCTCTTATATCTTCCGGAGTAATGAGTTCAGGTAATCCTTTGCTTTGGATTTGTTCGTAAATACTGGTTTCTTCCCGTAGGAAGGCGGGCACAAAAGGCGCTGAAGCCTGCGCGAATATTTCTTCCTCCGATGGATAAGGCTGATCGGTAATTGCGGGGAATCCAGCCAGGAAAGAAGGTGTGGCGGTGGTCTCAAACAAAAGTCTGGCGAAGTTGGATGGATCTGCGAGGTGGAATACCAGGGTAACGTTTCCGGAAGTTTTATACACTTTCTGCCCGGGATCAGCCGGCTGTTGTTCCACGTTATAATGCAAAAGAAACTCGTGCAGGATAGCTTCTTGCAGGGTAACCACCCACTCCAGTTTATCAATGGTGATGGCCTCTCTTCTGAATTGTCCGGTGTGGGCTATTTGTGCGTCCGGGAATTTTTGAAGGAGCGCGGTATGCAATTCTTCCGCTACAGGTTCTATTTGCGCATAAAGAAAATGCCCCTGGTGGTTCAGGAAGAATTCGATGGATTGTTTTACGTTCTCCTGGGTTTTTGCGCCAAAGCCTTTGAACAAGGTTAACCTGTTCTCATTGCAGGCATACAAGAGTTCACCTATTGATTCTATCTCCATTTCTTTCCAGATGGTCGAGATT
Above is a genomic segment from Parasegetibacter sp. NRK P23 containing:
- the hisA gene encoding 1-(5-phosphoribosyl)-5-[(5-phosphoribosylamino)methylideneamino]imidazole-4-carboxamide isomerase, with protein sequence MQVVEVPLDTVWEMRQKVMYPHLSLEEIKLEEDNKGMHWGIREDDRFVSVVSLFQHGHEWQFRKFATLKELQGRGYGTLLLKWLIGFVQQKGATKLWCNARVNALGFYKKQDFEPFGETWNQLGFQFVKMQLLFKRNMEIIPAIDIIEGKCVRLTQGDYAQKTVYNENPLEVALEFQDAGLKRLHLVDLDGAKAGAVKNWKVLETIAGKTGMVIDFGGGIKTEKDVDIVLNSGAALATVGSIAVKNKESLLHWMKQFGAEKFLLGADVKEGKIAISGWLEETDIEVVEFIRAYKEEGIQQVFCTDVSKDGLLQGPSTELYKEILDALPGLHFIASGGVSTLKDLEDLQQIGCAGAIVGKAIYEGRITLQELKKFQS
- a CDS encoding phosphoribosylanthranilate isomerase, giving the protein MRIKVCGMTRPEQVMALDEMEVPFAGFIFYPKSPRYVFKHMSAPDLKKMKLKKTSKVGVFVNTTVDDILRTVDECGLYIVQLHGDETPRFCEQVSNYVTTVKAFRLGENDPIEWMIKPYIDVVDMFLFDTEGAGYGGTGKKFNWEVLKGKYINKPFFLSGGIQPEDTDALKQFAVSDVAKDLFAIDINSKFEVAPGLKDMDKVKAFVDQLR
- the hisF gene encoding imidazole glycerol phosphate synthase subunit HisF; this translates as MLTKRIIPCLDIKDGRTVKGINFENIRDAGDPVELGALYAKEGADELVFLDITATNEKRKTLSELVKRIAQHINIPFTVGGGISTVEDVSVMLHNGADKISVNTAAYKNPSIIEGMAKEFGSQCIVLAIDTKKEADGEWYVYLNGGRVKTDTTCLEWARRGVEAGAGEILLTSMNNDGTKQGFALDITKTLSETLPVPVIASGGGGTMQHFTDVFQTAHADAALAASIFHFKEIAIPDLKEYLAQQGITMRR
- the trpB gene encoding tryptophan synthase subunit beta, producing MERKYSAPNEHGYYGKFGGAYIPEMLHPNVEELRDKYLSIIYEPAFQERFAQLLRDYVGRPTPLFYAARLSEHFGTNIYLKREDLCHTGAHKINNTIGQILLAQQLGKKRIIAETGAGQHGVATATVCALMGLDCIVYMGEKDIERQAPNVARMKMLGATVIPATSGSKTLKDATNEAIRDWINHPTDTHYIIGSVVGPHPYPDMVARFQSVISEESRKQLLEQTGNELPDYVIACVGGGSNAAGAFYHFLEEPSVKIVAVEAAGHGVTSGMSAATTQLGTPGVLHGSRSLVMQTEDGQVVEPHSISAGLDYPGIGPMHANLFDTQRGIFLSATDEEALQAALLLSRLEGIIPALESSHAISALTQLKPGKDDTVLLCLSGRGDKDLATYMKAFSF
- the hisH gene encoding imidazole glycerol phosphate synthase subunit HisH — encoded protein: MKLAIVKYNAGNIQSVLYAMDRIGVSAEVTDDPEMIRSADKVLFPGVGEASTAMNYLKERKLDELIISLKQPVLGICLGMQLMCRHSTENDTDCLGIFDVDVKRFQPAEGASEKVPQIGWNALYDLKTPLFEGLDNDAYVYFVHSYYAAQSPYTIASTNYVLPYSAALHRDNFYGVQFHPEKSADVGQKILENFIKRI
- a CDS encoding TlpA disulfide reductase family protein is translated as MKQGKFAAMMHWAAKCRMMMLLLLLLSSALMAQENTGFSIKGKISGWNDGKKLAVFNEELGGGPLATTVVKDGTFLLKGKTDEAKPYFIGEEGTEERIFVFLDNSNIELSGHKDSLREVKINGGTAHNDYKAFVDEFSPLFAEVNQLSKTAQSGSGKADSLQTLIESRINFIQEEIDRFIENKKTSAVAPFVILVTGDISSDPSMKQQRFDKLAIPAKESYFGKILAKSIADANIGQIGSIAPEFSQNDANGNSITLSSFKGKYVLLDFWASWCGPCRMENPNVVQAYEQFKDKNFTVLGISLDKDKTAWLNAVKEDKLNWTQVSDLKFWENEVAQMFRIQSIPQNYLVDPTGKIVARNLRGPVLIETLEHILGK
- the hisIE gene encoding bifunctional phosphoribosyl-AMP cyclohydrolase/phosphoribosyl-ATP diphosphatase HisIE; the encoded protein is MQVNFSKYPDQLVPAIVQDAQTKMVLMLGFMNEEALKQTEESGKVTFFSRSKGRLWTKGEESGNFLMLKNIAVDCDNDTLLIKAEPVGPVCHTGADTCWNEENQETDFLPYLEKVIAERRVLPVEESYIAKLFSRGINKLAQKVGEEAVEVVIEAKDNNDHLFLEESADLLFHYLMLLQAKGFTLKDVTGVLRERHVKK
- a CDS encoding DNA polymerase/3'-5' exonuclease PolX, with product MDNNSIADHFSLLSKLMDIHGENSFRAKNYSIAAFTIEKLPAPLSQLPQEQIAGIKGIGDSTAAKIKELLNTGRLAVLDEIMLKTPPGIIEMMQIKGLGPKKISTIWKEMEIESIGELLYACNENRLTLFKGFGAKTQENVKQSIEFFLNHQGHFLYAQIEPVAEELHTALLQKFPDAQIAHTGQFRREAITIDKLEWVVTLQEAILHEFLLHYNVEQQPADPGQKVYKTSGNVTLVFHLADPSNFARLLFETTATPSFLAGFPAITDQPYPSEEEIFAQASAPFVPAFLREETSIYEQIQSKGLPELITPEDIRGIIHSHSNWSDGSNTLEEMAEALIKDGKEYLVISDHSRTAAYANGLTIERVIAQHQQIEALNKKYAPFRIFKSIESDILNDGALDYPEEVLKTFDLVIASVHSNLKMPEEKAMARLLRAIENPYTRILGHPTGRLLLSRNGYPIDHKKIIEACVANNVVIEINAHPRRLDLDWQWIPYALEKGALLSINPDAHAISGFADTRYGVLAARKGLLTKERNLSSFSLAEFETFLTSK
- the trpC gene encoding indole-3-glycerol phosphate synthase TrpC; its protein translation is MNILDTIVAEKVKEVAAAKERISSWELEKTELFGRKTLSLKQFLLDPDRTGIIAEFKRKSPSKGMFNAGLRAADITKVYADNGASGLSILTDEPFFGGNKEDLTSARFNEVPILRKDFMIDEYQVVEAKAIGADVILLIASCLSPQRVKEMAAFAHSFGLEVLLEIHDDTELKHICDEVDMVGVNNRDLKTFTVDVQRSIELSNLIPAGKVKISESGISDVNTIHQLTDYGYKGFLIGESFMKQPDPAIAFSEFAKKLKEAR
- the trpA gene encoding tryptophan synthase subunit alpha, with the protein product MSRIANSFKQDKKILNVYCTAGYPKLDSTLEIMQTLQENGADIIELGMPYSDPLADGPVIQESSARALENGMTIKTLFGQLKNMRPTIKVPVVLMGYMNPVMQYGFEKFCEDAAAVGVDGLILPDLPMYEFEMEYGAIIKKYGLDFIFLVTPETSETRIRKIDELSSGFIYAVSSSSTTGTDKEFGNVETYLKTLAAMQLRNPILVGFGVKDKSSFEAASKHAQGAIIGTAFIKAISGDKPVKEAAAAFLKTVLS